A stretch of Crossiella cryophila DNA encodes these proteins:
- a CDS encoding helix-turn-helix domain-containing protein, with product MDTLDLLLHPVRLRITWCLSGGRTVTTSDLCAQLPDVPKTTLYRHVGLLAEGGILEVADEQRVHGAVERHYRLRQDRTVVDPAAAAAMTLDDHRHGFAAAMAALLAEFNAYLDRDGANPPTDGVGYKQGTLWLNTAEVAELAGEMVALLRARAGNQPEADRAPYLVSPIFFPIARAGQPEDGQ from the coding sequence GTGGACACCCTCGACCTGCTGCTGCACCCGGTCCGGCTGCGCATCACCTGGTGCCTGTCCGGCGGCCGCACCGTCACCACCTCCGACCTGTGCGCCCAGCTCCCCGACGTGCCCAAGACGACCCTCTACCGGCACGTGGGCCTACTCGCCGAGGGCGGCATCCTGGAGGTCGCCGACGAACAACGCGTGCACGGCGCGGTCGAACGCCACTACCGGCTTCGCCAGGACCGCACCGTGGTCGATCCTGCGGCAGCCGCGGCGATGACGCTGGATGATCACCGGCACGGGTTCGCGGCGGCGATGGCGGCACTGCTGGCGGAGTTCAACGCGTATCTGGATCGGGATGGGGCCAATCCGCCCACTGATGGAGTGGGGTACAAGCAGGGGACGCTGTGGCTGAACACGGCCGAGGTGGCGGAGCTGGCCGGTGAGATGGTGGCGTTGCTGCGGGCGCGGGCGGGCAATCAGCCCGAGGCGGATCGGGCGCCTTACCTGGTGAGCCCGATCTTCTTCCCGATCGCGCGGGCCGGGCAGCCGGAGGACGGGCAGTAG
- a CDS encoding erythromycin esterase family protein produces the protein MSTNISTQARLSDAAVRPLRTLDPAAPLDDLAWLDEVIGDARVVAIGESSHYSTEFPQLRHRVVRYLVRRHGFVASTEENGFVQGQLVQDWINGGPGAVGAVLADGFGSLTGLWRPVRLQLEWLREHNRTAADPIRYYGIDLGGSNVTPLPSLDAVLGYLAEADPGYRPDPVIREIALTFAATSAFGIPAAVGAYGALEPDRKNALTAGLAGLLARLSAKRIDYVARTGAESYQRAQRALHAAITLDVMVRAMAQGDLETASLSREATLADTVAWVLGREDRIVLGAHNGHLQRVPGAIPGTPPMTGLGVHLADRLGADYRVIGTTSGTGQVLGSGFFAGEFFEELPEPQPGSLDALMAASHDGPFATNLRTLGEADRETVRAANQQRNGTYYNELDPLVAYDALVHVPVVSAGEPDAEALAASPPEVREMFAKWQGSGG, from the coding sequence GTGAGCACGAACATCTCCACCCAGGCCAGGCTCAGTGACGCGGCGGTGCGGCCACTGCGCACGCTGGATCCGGCCGCGCCGCTGGACGACCTGGCCTGGCTGGATGAGGTGATCGGCGACGCGCGGGTGGTCGCGATCGGCGAAAGCTCGCACTACAGCACCGAGTTCCCACAGCTGCGGCACCGCGTCGTGCGCTACCTGGTGCGGCGGCACGGGTTCGTCGCCAGCACCGAGGAGAACGGGTTCGTCCAGGGGCAGCTGGTGCAGGACTGGATCAACGGCGGCCCCGGCGCGGTGGGTGCGGTGCTGGCCGACGGGTTCGGCTCGCTGACCGGGTTGTGGCGGCCGGTCCGGCTCCAGCTCGAATGGCTGCGCGAGCACAACCGCACCGCCGCCGACCCGATCCGCTACTACGGCATCGACCTCGGCGGCTCCAACGTGACCCCGCTGCCCAGCCTGGACGCGGTGCTCGGCTACCTCGCCGAGGCCGATCCCGGCTACCGCCCCGACCCGGTGATCAGGGAGATCGCGCTGACCTTCGCCGCCACCTCCGCCTTCGGCATCCCGGCTGCGGTGGGCGCGTACGGCGCCCTCGAACCCGACCGCAAGAACGCGCTCACCGCCGGCCTCGCCGGGCTGCTGGCCCGCCTGTCCGCCAAGCGGATCGACTACGTCGCCCGCACCGGCGCCGAGTCCTACCAGCGGGCCCAGCGCGCACTGCACGCCGCCATCACCCTGGACGTGATGGTGCGCGCGATGGCCCAGGGCGACCTGGAGACCGCCTCGCTCAGCCGCGAGGCCACCCTGGCCGACACCGTGGCGTGGGTGCTGGGCCGGGAGGACCGGATCGTGCTCGGCGCGCACAACGGCCACCTGCAGCGAGTCCCCGGCGCCATCCCCGGCACACCGCCGATGACTGGCCTCGGCGTGCACCTGGCCGACCGGCTGGGCGCGGACTACCGGGTCATCGGCACCACCTCGGGCACCGGCCAGGTGCTGGGCAGCGGCTTCTTCGCGGGCGAGTTTTTCGAGGAGCTGCCCGAACCCCAGCCTGGCAGCCTGGACGCGCTGATGGCGGCCAGCCACGACGGCCCCTTCGCCACCAACCTGCGCACCCTGGGCGAGGCCGACCGGGAAACCGTGCGGGCGGCGAACCAGCAGCGCAACGGCACCTACTACAACGAGCTGGACCCGCTGGTCGCCTATGACGCGCTGGTGCACGTCCCGGTGGTCAGCGCGGGCGAGCCGGACGCCGAGGCGCTGGCCGCCTCGCCGCCGGAGGTCCGGGAGATGTTCGCCAAGTGGCAGGGGAGTGGCGGCTGA